TCCTCCAGCTGAcagcgggggcggggccggcccgGCGCGTATGCAAAGCAGggccccgggggcggggcctgcgcTACGCCCAGCCCGCCTCGCGGCACGAGGCGGGGAGCCCGGGGGCGGGGCTTCCGGGGccagggggcggggcgggggcggggcggccaCCTCCTGGAAACCTGGGCTCGGGGGCCTGGCCCGGGGGCGCGCGCCCGAGGCCCCTCGCTCCCCGCCAGCCGCGCCCCCGGGCGGGGAGCTCCGAGGCgccgcgggccgggccgggccgggccgggggcggggcccgggggcggggcggcgggcgGCGCGGGAGGCCGGGACTTGCGGCAAACGCGGCTGGCGGCCTGGCGCGCGCGGGCGAGCCTCCCGGGGGCGGGAGCCGCGCCATATAAGGCGCGGGGGCGGGCGCGGGCGAAAGTCACTCAAGGTCGCCGGGCGGCGGGGCCGCGCCGCGATGGGGGCGGAGCCCGCCGGGGGCGCACCGCCGCCCAAGGTCACTGCGGTGACCGTTGAAGGTCGCGGGGCGGGGCGCCGCCGTCACGTGGCCCCGGGCACggcccctcccctttccctcctcggCGCGTCGCACGCAGGCGCAGACAGTCAGGCGGGCGGAGCAGGGGCGGAGCGCCTTTATTTctcggggcggggcggggcggggcggggcggggctccCGCGGGCCGGGTGCCGGGTCACTTAGCGGTTCTCCAGGTTCTGGCGCAGCTGCTCCACGTGCTGCTGCAGCTGCTGGGTCAGCTTGTGGTCCTTGCCGATCCCCCGGCGGTAACCTGGGCGGGCGGCGGGAGGCGGCCCCGGGggccgggcctcagtttccccagcccGCGGGAAGCGGGACTCGACCCCAGCCACCCTTCCTGCCCCTCACTCAGCACGAGAATGGCAGTGACCGCCCCCCCCCGGGACACCCCGCCCCCATCGGGTGCCCCCTCCCCCGACGGCTCACTAGTCAGGCTCCTGGTGAGGATCTCCAAGGCCTCCTCCTCCATGAGGGTGGTCAGAGGCAGGGGCAGCTGGGGATGGAAGCGAGACAGCGGCTAAGACGCGGGCTTCGGGGCCCCAGAGGGGAGACCCCCGGCAGCCCCCGGCCCCACGCACCCGGTTCTGCAGGTCAGCCCAGTAGGCGTGGTGCTTGGCATCCCGCGATTTCATTAAGGATTCCACTGTCTCCGCTAAGATGGGGAAAGACAAGAGGGTCGTTATGAGCACGCCCAGGCCCTCCTgggccccgcgccccgccccgcgaGGGGCGCCCTCCCGGGCCGCCACGGACCGAAGCTTCTGGGGAAAGTCCTGCCCAGGCCCTTTGGGCGCGGCGGGCTGAGTTTCGGGGCCTCCCGCTTCCGGACGGTCTCCGAGGCCTCGGAAAGGACTGAGTCCAAGTCCGAGTTGAAGGGCACCACCTTGCTCGAGGCCGAGTCCATGCTGCTGTCCAACTGACTCAGTTTGTCCTCGGTCAGGTGGGACATTTTGCTCACTGGCCGGCGCTCATCCGGTTTCCTTTGGGCCACGGGGCTTTCCTGCTGCAAACCTCCCGACTCCTGTccaggggaggagagggggagccGCGGGGACTCGaaccccggcccggcccgcc
The Macrotis lagotis isolate mMagLag1 chromosome 3, bilby.v1.9.chrom.fasta, whole genome shotgun sequence genome window above contains:
- the CATSPERZ gene encoding cation channel sperm-associated auxiliary subunit zeta: MEKGGPPQAAQVPAQTTREAPLARDKQALDESGGLQQESPVAQRKPDERRPVSKMSHLTEDKLSQLDSSMDSASSKVVPFNSDLDSVLSEASETVRKREAPKLSPPRPKGLGRTFPRSFAETVESLMKSRDAKHHAYWADLQNRLPLPLTTLMEEEALEILTRSLTSYRRGIGKDHKLTQQLQQHVEQLRQNLENR